In Streptomyces sp. NBC_01707, a genomic segment contains:
- a CDS encoding inorganic diphosphatase, with translation MEFDVTIEIPKGSRNKYEVDHETGRIRLDRRLFTSTSYPADYGFVENTLGEDGDPLDALVILDEPTFPGCLIKCRAIGMFRMTDEAGGDDKLLCVPASDPRVEHLRDIHHVSEFDRLEIQHFFEVYKDLEPGKSVEGADWVGRAEAEAEIEASYKRLEAQGGAH, from the coding sequence GTGGAGTTCGACGTCACCATCGAGATCCCGAAGGGTTCGCGGAACAAGTACGAGGTGGACCACGAGACCGGTCGGATCCGCCTGGACCGTCGACTCTTCACCTCGACCAGCTACCCGGCGGACTACGGCTTCGTCGAGAACACCCTCGGCGAGGACGGTGACCCGCTGGACGCGCTGGTCATCCTGGACGAGCCGACCTTCCCCGGCTGCCTCATCAAGTGCCGCGCCATCGGCATGTTCCGCATGACGGACGAGGCCGGCGGCGACGACAAGCTGCTGTGCGTGCCGGCCTCCGACCCCCGGGTGGAGCACCTGCGCGACATCCACCACGTGTCGGAGTTCGACCGCCTGGAGATCCAGCACTTCTTCGAGGTCTACAAGGACCTGGAGCCCGGCAAGTCCGTCGAGGGCGCCGACTGGGTCGGCCGCGCCGAGGCGGAGGCCGAGATCGAGGCCTCCTACAAGCGCCTCGAGGCGCAGGGCGGCGCGCACTGA
- the dacB gene encoding D-alanyl-D-alanine carboxypeptidase/D-alanyl-D-alanine-endopeptidase → MAEPVKRPSINPLRAFRGPTGAARPNRLHGLSNWQFTAGSAVLGLALAAGAVLAAGPWDSGQRKAEQEWAAARSRTGGAHHEATAPSGPAPAPSAPAVLTGLSTGVDKSAPDAPDTPDGATADLRGTLTPLLNASALGTVRTAAVIDTATGKRLYGKGADTPMTPASTVKIATTVAALSALGPGHRIATTVQASPDSRSLTLVGGGDPTLDKAALRELAADTVHALRDRGIDTVRLAYDTSRYSGPALHPIGPNENIAPVSALMVDEGRLDGTDSGPAPRSGDPAGDAARAFAGLLNDADIDTGSGPVSGRPAAKSRPVAEHLSAPLSALVERALTNSDNDIAEALARQTALAAGEPADFDGGRRAVTAQLKKLHLPLNGAKFADGSGLNRQDKVTAGLLAGLLARAADPDHPELRPVLTGLPVAGFSGTLSKRYTETSRGTGLIRAKTGTLTGVNTLAGTVVDGRGRLLAFAFLASGTTSPSEAQSSLDALAASLAARNG, encoded by the coding sequence GTGGCCGAGCCGGTGAAAAGACCGTCGATCAATCCGTTGAGAGCGTTCCGCGGGCCGACCGGAGCGGCCCGCCCGAACAGGTTGCACGGACTGAGCAACTGGCAGTTCACGGCAGGCTCCGCCGTCCTCGGCCTGGCGCTCGCAGCCGGCGCCGTCCTCGCCGCCGGCCCCTGGGACTCGGGTCAGCGTAAGGCCGAGCAGGAGTGGGCTGCCGCCAGGAGCCGTACAGGTGGCGCACATCACGAGGCCACCGCGCCGTCCGGACCGGCCCCGGCCCCCAGTGCCCCGGCGGTCCTCACGGGTCTGAGCACCGGGGTCGACAAGTCCGCCCCGGACGCCCCGGACACCCCGGACGGAGCAACGGCCGATCTCCGGGGCACCCTCACCCCGTTGCTGAACGCCTCCGCGCTCGGCACGGTCCGTACCGCCGCCGTCATCGACACCGCGACCGGCAAGCGGCTGTACGGGAAGGGGGCCGACACTCCCATGACGCCCGCCTCCACCGTCAAGATCGCCACCACCGTCGCCGCGCTCTCCGCCCTCGGCCCCGGACACCGCATCGCCACGACGGTCCAGGCGTCACCGGACTCCCGCAGTCTCACCCTCGTGGGGGGCGGCGACCCCACGCTCGACAAGGCGGCGCTGCGCGAGCTGGCCGCCGACACCGTGCACGCGCTGCGCGACCGCGGCATCGACACCGTCCGGCTCGCGTACGACACGTCCCGGTACTCCGGACCCGCACTGCACCCGATCGGCCCCAACGAGAACATCGCCCCGGTCAGCGCCCTGATGGTGGACGAGGGGCGGCTCGACGGTACGGACAGCGGGCCCGCCCCGCGCAGTGGCGACCCGGCCGGTGACGCGGCCCGCGCCTTCGCCGGACTGCTGAACGACGCGGACATCGACACCGGCTCCGGGCCGGTGTCCGGCCGCCCGGCAGCCAAGTCCCGCCCGGTCGCCGAGCACCTCTCCGCCCCGCTGTCCGCCCTCGTCGAACGCGCCCTGACCAACAGCGACAACGACATCGCCGAGGCGCTGGCCCGGCAGACCGCCCTGGCCGCGGGCGAACCCGCCGACTTCGACGGCGGCCGACGGGCCGTCACCGCGCAGCTGAAGAAGCTGCATCTGCCGCTGAACGGCGCAAAGTTCGCCGACGGCAGCGGACTGAACCGGCAGGACAAGGTCACCGCAGGGCTGCTGGCCGGGCTGCTGGCCCGCGCCGCCGACCCGGACCACCCCGAACTGCGCCCGGTCCTCACCGGCCTCCCGGTGGCCGGCTTCAGTGGCACCCTCAGCAAGCGGTACACCGAGACGTCGCGCGGCACCGGTCTGATCCGTGCCAAGACCGGCACCCTCACCGGGGTGAACACCCTCGCCGGGACCGTCGTCGACGGCCGGGGGCGACTGCTCGCCTTCGCCTTCCTGGCATCCGGTACGACCTCGCCGTCCGAGGCCCAGTCCTCGCTCGACGCCCTTGCCGCGAGCCTCGCCGCCCGCAACGGGTGA
- a CDS encoding zinc-dependent metalloprotease, with protein MTSIGGAEMVDWNLAVATATRLVRPGPDISREEAREVVAELRRHAKSAEEHVRSFTRMIPEGSEPEDTPVLVVDRAGWIRANVAGFRELLRPLLEKMQDRRGNSPGGAVLGAVGGKVTGVELGMLLSFLASRVLGQYETFAPAGRDLPGSADGGGRLLLVAPNIVHVERELDVDPHDFRLWVALHEETHRTQFTGVPWLRDHLQGEIQSFLDETDVDPMTVLERLREAAQSLAGGRPEGEDGEDGGRSLVEIVQTPAQREILGRLTAVMSLLEGHADYVMDGVGPEVVSSVAEIREKFQQRRARGASRLDQALRKLLGLDAKLRQYRDGERFVRAVVDEVGMDGFNRVWTSPNTLPTKAEIAAPADWIARVHRKAES; from the coding sequence ATGACGAGCATCGGTGGTGCCGAGATGGTCGACTGGAATCTGGCGGTTGCGACCGCGACCCGGCTTGTACGGCCGGGCCCCGACATCAGCCGCGAGGAGGCCCGCGAAGTCGTCGCGGAGCTTCGCCGGCATGCCAAGTCCGCGGAGGAACACGTCCGCTCCTTCACGCGGATGATCCCCGAGGGGTCCGAACCGGAGGACACCCCGGTCCTGGTCGTCGACCGGGCCGGCTGGATCAGGGCGAACGTCGCGGGCTTCCGCGAACTGCTCCGCCCCCTCCTGGAGAAGATGCAGGACCGGCGCGGCAACAGCCCGGGCGGCGCCGTACTGGGCGCGGTCGGCGGCAAGGTCACCGGTGTCGAACTGGGCATGCTCCTGTCGTTCCTGGCCTCCCGGGTGCTCGGCCAGTACGAGACCTTCGCCCCGGCCGGCCGCGACCTCCCGGGCTCGGCCGACGGCGGCGGCAGGCTGTTGCTGGTCGCCCCGAACATCGTGCACGTCGAGCGTGAACTCGATGTCGACCCGCACGACTTCCGGCTCTGGGTCGCGCTCCACGAGGAGACCCACCGCACCCAGTTCACCGGTGTGCCGTGGCTCCGCGACCATCTGCAGGGTGAGATCCAGTCATTCCTCGACGAGACCGACGTCGACCCGATGACCGTGCTGGAGCGGCTCCGCGAGGCCGCCCAGTCGCTCGCCGGCGGCCGGCCCGAGGGCGAGGACGGCGAGGACGGCGGCCGCAGCCTCGTGGAGATCGTGCAGACCCCTGCCCAGCGCGAGATCCTCGGCCGGCTCACGGCCGTGATGTCCCTCCTCGAAGGGCACGCGGACTATGTGATGGACGGCGTCGGCCCCGAGGTCGTGTCCTCCGTCGCCGAGATCCGGGAGAAGTTCCAGCAGCGCCGGGCGCGCGGCGCCTCGCGGCTCGACCAGGCGCTCCGCAAGCTCCTCGGGCTCGACGCCAAACTGCGTCAGTACCGGGACGGCGAGCGGTTCGTACGCGCCGTGGTCGACGAGGTCGGCATGGACGGCTTCAACCGGGTCTGGACGTCCCCGAACACCCTCCCCACCAAGGCTGAGATCGCCGCTCCGGCGGACTGGATCGCGAGGGTGCACCGTAAGGCAGAGTCGTGA
- the tilS gene encoding tRNA lysidine(34) synthetase TilS: MGPHPAVAAIRLAVRRVLHDVLNEFAERTDHDGHIAHTERASRPEFAEAGTGRCGAALADRPALPERPDTPLVLVACSGGADSMALASALAFEARKLAVRAGGITVDHNLQDGSDDRAAEVVARLRGMRLDPVEAVAVHVGSEGGPEAAARDARYAALDAAAERHGAAAVLLGHTRDDQAETVLLGLARGSGIRSLSGMAAASGPAGRYRRPFLQLDRQTARKACLVQSLPVWDDPHNIDPAYTRSRLRHEGLPALEKALGKGVVGALARTAQLSRDDADALDTWAAEADSAVRDDAGQLECAKLYALPPAVRRRVLRRAAVEAGAPAGSLFARHIEEVDRLITGWRGQQAINLPGRVEARRQGGRLVIRQS, translated from the coding sequence ATGGGTCCCCATCCTGCGGTCGCGGCGATACGCCTGGCGGTCCGCCGCGTACTCCACGACGTACTCAACGAATTCGCCGAACGCACCGATCACGACGGACACATCGCACATACCGAGCGCGCCTCCCGCCCCGAGTTCGCCGAAGCCGGCACGGGCAGGTGCGGCGCCGCACTCGCCGACCGTCCCGCGCTTCCCGAACGGCCCGACACCCCGCTGGTGCTGGTCGCCTGTTCCGGAGGCGCCGACTCCATGGCGCTCGCCTCCGCCCTCGCCTTCGAGGCCCGCAAGCTGGCCGTCCGGGCCGGCGGTATCACCGTCGACCACAATCTCCAGGACGGGTCCGACGACCGCGCCGCCGAGGTCGTCGCCCGGCTCAGGGGCATGCGCCTCGACCCGGTCGAGGCCGTCGCCGTGCACGTCGGTAGCGAGGGCGGTCCCGAGGCCGCCGCCCGTGACGCCCGCTACGCCGCCCTGGACGCGGCGGCCGAGCGGCACGGCGCCGCCGCGGTGCTGCTCGGCCACACCCGCGACGACCAAGCGGAGACGGTCCTGCTCGGCCTCGCCCGCGGCTCCGGTATCCGCTCGCTCTCCGGCATGGCCGCCGCATCCGGCCCGGCCGGCCGCTACCGCCGCCCCTTCCTCCAGCTCGACCGGCAGACCGCCCGCAAAGCCTGCCTCGTCCAGTCCCTGCCCGTCTGGGACGACCCGCACAACATCGACCCCGCCTACACCCGCTCCCGGCTGCGTCACGAGGGCCTGCCCGCCCTGGAGAAGGCTCTCGGCAAAGGCGTCGTAGGGGCCCTGGCCCGTACCGCGCAGCTCTCCCGCGACGACGCCGACGCCCTGGACACCTGGGCCGCCGAGGCCGACTCCGCCGTACGCGACGACGCCGGGCAGCTGGAATGCGCCAAGCTGTACGCGCTGCCGCCCGCCGTCCGCCGCCGGGTGCTGCGCCGTGCGGCCGTGGAGGCGGGCGCTCCGGCCGGTTCGCTGTTCGCCCGGCACATCGAAGAAGTCGACCGGTTGATCACCGGCTGGCGCGGCCAGCAGGCCATCAACCTCCCCGGCCGAGTCGAAGCCCGGCGCCAGGGTGGCAGACTGGTGATTCGGCAGAGCTGA
- the hpt gene encoding hypoxanthine phosphoribosyltransferase, with translation MGTDLQAVLLTKEEIDAKLVELAAKIDAEYAGKDLLIVGVLKGAVMVMADLARALSTPVTMDWMAVSSYGAGTQSSGVVRILKDLDTDIKGKHVLIVEDIIDSGLTLSWLMSNLGSREPASLEICTLLRKPDAAKVALDCKWVGFDIPNEFVVGYGLDYAEKYRNLPFVGTLAPHVYGG, from the coding sequence ATGGGTACCGACCTTCAGGCGGTGCTCCTCACCAAGGAAGAGATCGACGCGAAGCTCGTCGAGCTGGCCGCGAAGATCGACGCGGAGTACGCGGGCAAGGACCTGCTCATCGTCGGCGTCCTCAAGGGCGCAGTGATGGTGATGGCGGACCTGGCGCGCGCACTGTCCACCCCCGTCACCATGGACTGGATGGCTGTCTCGTCGTACGGCGCGGGCACCCAGTCGTCCGGTGTCGTCCGGATCCTCAAGGACCTGGACACCGACATCAAGGGCAAGCACGTCCTGATCGTCGAGGACATCATCGACTCGGGCCTCACGCTGTCCTGGCTGATGTCGAACCTGGGCTCGCGTGAGCCCGCCAGCCTGGAGATCTGCACCCTGCTGCGCAAGCCGGACGCGGCGAAGGTCGCGCTCGACTGCAAGTGGGTCGGCTTCGACATCCCCAACGAGTTCGTCGTCGGTTACGGGCTGGACTACGCGGAGAAGTACCGCAACCTGCCCTTCGTCGGGACGCTCGCCCCGCACGTCTACGGCGGCTGA